From the Purpureocillium takamizusanense chromosome 6, complete sequence genome, one window contains:
- a CDS encoding uncharacterized protein (COG:O~COG:T~EggNog:ENOG503P2WG) produces the protein MEQAWEALEAFPAPPARPAKPGKQYDAAIKHYVSALSSLSREARAAVRDVADEFLDALDPEVNSIGYFFVFDILLAENNEASDERPPLLHKLLEFLILFDPVQIRYVIGPFLALLERVVRGDLYPPLVAVEVATTALLRIDPDGSTFTPLHHSLAANAFATNAVEPALRLLGADILFFPGMLNSKDSQPLCDPDVPTPAFMPSATARSGPITSARVLEYGLLCGMAYMERRDWAKARAALERVITHPCKDRGASAIMVAAHKKWLLVGLMHEGKAPSLPAHTPQGAQNAYQLLNKRYISFAALFDTSNSAALKEEFETSQDIWSSDSNAELVAETMTAYPKWQIINLRKVYLRVSIGEVRSTTVDARTGQRLPDDQAALALVQDMIRSNMVQGRIEEGPTAGESYLRFTDTENTLSEKDFAVEVARSHHSIEHLTGLYRVSNTRLSSNKDYLRHVSREQKRSEMDREGDAAVELEQIEDEDLMTGVMAHV, from the exons ATGGAGCAAGCCTGGGAAGCGCTCGAGGCGtttcccgcgccgccagcgcgccccGCGAAGCCTGGCAAGCAGTACGACGCGGCCATCAAACACTACGTATCTGCCCTCAGCAGCCTTTCCAGagaggcgcgggccgccgtccgtgacgtggccgacgagttCCTCGAC GCACTCGACCCCGAAGTCAACTCGATCGGCTACTTCTTCGTATTCGACATACTTCTCGCCGAGAACAACGAGGCCTCCGAtgagcggccgccgctgttgcACAAGCTCCTGGAGTTCCTCATATTGTTTGACCCAGTTCAGATCCGCTACGTAATTGGGCCGTTTCTGGCGCTGCTCGAGAGGGTCGTCAGGGGCGATCTTTACCCG CCACTCGTTGCCGTGGAAGTAGCCACGACAGCCTTGCTCCGGATCGACCCCGACGGCTCTACATTCACGCCGCTTCACCACAGTCTCGCTGCCAACGCGTTCGCCACGAATGCCGTCGAGCCGGCTCTCAGGCTTCTTGGCGCCGAcatcctcttcttccccggCATGCTCAACTCCAAGGATAGCCAGCCGTTGTGTGACCCAGACGTTCCCACCCCGGCATTCATGCCTTCTGCTACTGCTCGATCCGGTCCCATCACGAGCGCCAGAGTCCTCGAATATGGATTGCTTTGTGGCATGGCGTACATGGAGAGGCGCGACTGGGCCAAAGCCCGCGCGGCACTGGAGCGTGTCATCACGCATCCGTGCAAGGATAGGGGTGCGAGCGCGATTATGGTGGCAGCGCACAAGAAGTGGTTGCTCGTGGGCTTGATGCACGAGGGAAAGGCGCCCAGTCTTCCCGCGCACACGCCGCAAGGCGCACAAAACGCGTACCAGCTCCTGAACAAGCGCTACATCTCGTTCGCGGCCTTGTTCGACACGTCCAATTCGGCAGCACTAAAGGAGGAATTCGAAACCTCCCAAGACATTTGGTCAAGCGATAGCAACGCGGAGCTGGTAGCCGAGACCATGACGGCGTATCCAAAGTGGCAGATCATCAACCTTCGAAAAGTATATCTGCGGGTATCCATTGGCGAGGTGAGGAGCACAACGGTAGATGCTCGCACGGGACAACGACTGCCGGATGACCAGGCAGCTCTTGCGTTGGTACAAGACATGATACGGTCGAACATGGTACAGGGGCGCATCGAGGAGGGACCGACGGCTGGGGAGAGCTACCTGCGTTTCACCGACACAGAGAATACGCTGTCAGAGAAGGACTTTGCCGTCGAGGTGGCCCGCAGCCACCACAGCATTGAGCATCTGACCGGCCTGTACCGTGTCTCCAACACGCggctcagcagcaacaaggaTTACCTCCGGCATGTTTCACGGGAGCAAAAGCGGTCTGAGATGGACCGggaaggcgacgccgccgtggagctggagcagatagaggacgaggacctcatGACTGGTGTCATGGCACACGTTTGA
- a CDS encoding uncharacterized protein (COG:S~SECRETED:SignalP(1-21~SECRETED:cutsite=ALA-QS~SECRETED:prob=0.8178)~EggNog:ENOG503NV1P), which translates to MKASLSAAALGLLLLVPAALAQSVSFSETSELSFYTGTRTEVITRETGPPTGPYTTYRSKITLTGANTTASATTTSSGTMTTGANFTSTTGTTSEPPKNTQPCNNYIEFCTRKYSNISFVAAHNSPFVRPGNSGSNQALPVEMQLDDGIRLVQGQIQWPTNGTVPHFCHTSCDLLDAGPVVDWLTRVRKWVDGHPYDVVTILLGNGNYSTPDLYAPYIEQSGLLKYAYEAPYLPMALDDWPTLEQLILRGKRVIIFMDYMADQKKYPWLLDEFSQVWETPFDPQDPKFPCTVQRPPDLSADAARDRLYLMNHNLNVEFNVFGAQILVPNVALINDTNAANGSGSLGLAANNCRSDWGRAPNFLNVDYYNYGRPPGSVFEAAARVNNVTYNRPCCGQVSLAASKSLERGVWLAMLASALAAASLL; encoded by the coding sequence ATGAAggcgtcgctgtcggcggcggcccttgggctgttgctgctcgtgcccgccgcgctggcccaGAGCGTCTCCTTCTCAGAGACCTCGGAGCTCAGCTTCTACACGGGCACGCGGACGGAAGTAATAACGCGGGAGACGGGGCCCCCGACGGGCCCGTATACGACATACCGGTCTAAAATCACACTTACGGGCGCAAAcaccacggcgtcggccacgacgacctcATCAGGcaccatgacgacgggcgccaacttcacgtcgacgacgggcacgacATCGGAGCCGCCCAAGAACACGCAGCCCTGCAACAACTACATCGAGTTTTGCACGCGCAAGTACAGCAACATCTCCTTCGTGGCGGCGCACAACTCGCCGTTTGTGCGGCCGGGCAACTCGGGCTCCAACCAGGCGCTGCCCGTCGAGatgcagctcgacgacggcatccgCCTCGTGCAGGGCCAGATCCAGTGGCCGACCAACGGCACGGTGCCTCACTTCTGCCACACGTCGTgcgacctgctcgacgcgggGCCCGTGGTGGACTGGCTGACGCGCGTGCGCAAATGGGTCGACGGCCACCCCTACGACGTGGTCACGATCCtgctcggcaacggcaactACTCGACGCCCGACCTGTACGCGCCCTACATTGAGCAGTCGGGCCTCCTCAAGTACGCCTACGAGGCGCCGTACCTGCCcatggcgctcgacgacTGGCCCACgctcgagcagctcatcCTGCGCGGCAAGCgcgtcatcatcttcatggACTACATGGCCGACCAGAAGAAGTACCCctggctgctcgacgagttCTCCCAGGTCTGGGAGACGCCCTTTGACCCCCAGGACCCCAAGTTCCCCTGCACGgtgcagcgcccgcccgacctgagcgccgacgccgcccgcgaccgccTGTACCTGATGAACCACAACCTCAACGTCGAGTTCAACGTCTTTGGCGCCCAGATCCTCGTCCCCAACGTCGCCCTCATCAACgacaccaacgccgccaacggctccggcagcctcggcctcgccgccaacaactGCCGCTCCGACTGGGGCCGCGCCCCCAACTTCCTCAACGTCGACTACTACAACTACGGCAGGCCGCCGGGCTCCGTcttcgaggccgccgcccgcgtcaaCAACGTCACCTACAACCGTCCGTGCTGCGGGCAGGTGTCGCTGGCCGCCTCGAAGTCGCTGGAGCGCGGCGTGTGgttggcgatgctggcgtcggctctggccgcggcgtcgctgttGTGA
- a CDS encoding uncharacterized protein (SECRETED:SignalP(1-25~SECRETED:cutsite=VAG-AP~SECRETED:prob=0.8587)~EggNog:ENOG503NZ42) has translation MMARLTLLYVCLAWAMALLTGLVAGAPTSIYSYRDTGASLINATPYRWRRGHIDALRVADWQDWPEYIEPGESVSLPVTVHRQFYMDAAAEVRYHLEGASEPMSLQLEYRGGWSPLLWVRFMGALRTLNNGPDAEVEVGFRRAPGGVGFVLAGTEGHFVANDPVPNWMHATLPEIGHVPLRELAMPRSHHAGMWKDTASIGSGIRVNTVTQKEDLGRQIREGGIRVLDVRATRWHDHFRESHASEVKGTWQGMFGAGLEEMIDIVNDFNRDAPGELFILDMHPDSRSADRGWEPLNDWEMNALYELLQKLEHRIVIPDGEDVTKWPLERFIGKGKPAVIVRVHSAWLDNHPAVKFPGGREGFATDRNFPLRGRWSEKNNVRDMMEDELAHLASLRSRRDTTIFNMEWILTQSTGQVIAPVTSITDLNESAWTTLYDVLWDSLTDQSYPNWITMDSVSGGQHKAMCMAINMCLGARKCGTLRGKVTLPGKGGGEAEGL, from the coding sequence ATGATGGCTCGTCTCACCCTCCTGTACgtctgcctggcctgggccaTGGCTCTTCTTACCGGGCTCGTGGCCGGAGCGCCAACCAGCATCTACAGCTACCGTGACACCGGGGCAAGCCTCATCAACGCGACCCCCTAccgctggcgacgggggcACATCGACGCGCTCCGGGTCGCGGATTGGCAAGACTGGCCCGAGTACATTGAGCCGGGCGAGTCGGTCTCTCTGCCCGTCACGGTCCACCGCCAGTTCTACATGGACGCAGCGGCCGAGGTCCGCTACCACCTCGAGGGCGCGTCGGAGCCCATGTCCCTACAGCTCGAGTACCGCGGGGGCTGGTCACCCCTCCTCTGGGTCCGGTTCATGGGGGCCCTCCGCACGCTCAACAACggccccgacgccgaggtggaggTCGGGTTCCGGCGggcgcccggcggcgtgggcttCGTGCTCGCGGGCACCGAGGGCCACTTTGTCGCCAACGACCCGGTCCCGAACTGGATGCATGCCACGCTCCCTGAGATCGGGCACGTGCCCCTGAGGGAGCTGGCGATGCCACGCTCCCACCACGCCGGCATGTGGAAGGACACCGCGTCCATCGGGTCCGGCATCCGCGTCAACACGGTGACGCAGAAGGAAGACCTCGGGAGGCAGATACGCGAGGGCGGAAtccgcgtgctcgacgtcCGCGCCACGAGGTGGCACGACCACTTCCGCGAGAGCCACGCCTCGGAGGTGAAAGGCACGTGGCAGGGCATgttcggcgccggcctcgaggagaTGATCGACATCGTCAACGACTTCAACCGCGACGCGCCCGGCGAGCTCTTCATCCTGGACATGCACCCGGACTCGCGCAGCGCGGACCGCGGATGGGAACCCCTCAACGACTGGGAGATGAACGCATTGTACGAGCTGCTCCAGAAGCTCGAGCaccgcatcgtcatcccggacggcgaggacgtgaCCAAGTGGCCGCTCGAGCGCTtcatcggcaagggcaagccgGCCGTCATCGTGCGCGTCCACAGCGCGTGGCTCGACAACCACCCGGCCGTCAAGTTccctggcgggcgcgagggcTTCGCCACGGACCGCAACTTCCCCCTTCGCGGCCGCTGGTCCGAGAAGAACAACGTGCGCGACATGATGgaggacgagctggcgcaCCTGGCCAGCCTGCGCTCCCGCCGCGACACGACCATCTTCAACATGGAGTGGATCCTCACCCAGTCGACGGGGCAGGTCATCGCCCCCGTCACCTCCATCACGGACCTCAACGAGTCGGCGTGGACCACCCTCTACGACGTGCTCTGGGACTCGCTCACCGACCAGTCGTACCCCAACTGGATCACCATGGACTcggtcagcggcggccagcacAAGGCCATGTGCATGGCCATCAACATGTGCCTGGGGGCGCGCAAGTGCGGCACTCTGAGGGGCAAGGTGACGTTGCCGGGaaaggggggcggcgaggctgaggGCCTgtga
- a CDS encoding uncharacterized protein (COG:S~TransMembrane:9 (o358-379i400-421o469-496i517-539o551-570i632-651o663-679i724-747o789-815i)~EggNog:ENOG503NYPR), with translation MDQRSESGREPMWPPYQHPPPHPSQHPYPQHPLHRAASNVSALSDPSYTPYDAPPSHHTQLSPPSQQQQQQQQQYYLHQQQHQLRGRESLVSLDSQRRHSAPSEAGHAPDGSRYHASSAAPVWPGSFSYSGATGGYSPVSGGPGTGPYVGRKVSMGTRKSSYASSLRHAPVPEEDEYDLSLLRSAAPMGSEPRYDAIPEEESVVPMFDVTTALGPMDSHDAAFVKKLQEEEARGHLTGGLGQGFAKDSRVRVRDQELLTSPTAMQRRLTRSFTRRRSIKPFSRTETIREVGQDEANRRGEVIEVVMEQAAGGADLSNMEGSHMLFDSQSRRSTAFGLKEQSTQVFYPQPNWRPFAMRWPYLTILILLSIGLGAMQEILFRHYRDTAILKFKSPEDVKPGLYFAVKFAPMLSAVMYGVLWQFTDFEVRRLEAYYQLSKPGGALAAESINVDYVTSFNFFRPFRAIHLGQYAVAVSSIATTLAVSLVPTFAAASVVLSPSREERLKNPGSEKLLNFSAAWSRLLTATLVVCAVLGCILMYLLQRRRSGLLGDVRGIAGLASMAVVSHILMDFKDMDTAKHKDIHHKLKHNRYMLRNSSLAPDDENPATSQERDRFQDTHLSENPHPLMLRPAGWVPFIIGLLAFTGFIPTFLFTPADILTDKAPWLITALAVCLKLSWNALETAVRMMEPYYILSRRHAPPSTLTLDYTALPFGYLPLRALFNGHFLVFAVGFGSIMAEFLTILVSGLATVDGKDFLMEDPQDGGGQDQQQQRPTGAADKGRFINSGQETFMSFFVSFGLSLFILLYMATTACVVFFRRRHPFLPRQPNTIASVLAFIHQSKMLYDFVGTHKYSGAEMARKLAEGKSYGLGWFVGRDGQTHCGVDQEELTSNYKHGVDYSQRNQPWNMQWDVL, from the coding sequence ATGGACCAACGTAGCGAGTCGGGCCGCGAGCCCATGTGGCCGCCGTATCAGCACCCTCCTCCGCACCCTTCGCAACACCCGTACCCCCAACACCCGTTGCATCGGGCTGCCTCCAACGTCTCTGCCCTAAGCGACCCCAGCTACACGCCATACGATGCGCCGCCTTCTCACCACACGcagctctcgccgccgtcgcaacagcagcagcagcagcagcagcagtactacctacatcaacaacaacaccagctACGCGGCCGCGAGTCCCTCGTCTCTTTAGACTCGCAACGCCGCCACTCGGCTCCGTCAGAAGCTGGCCACGCACCTGACGGGAGCCGATATCACGCTTCTTCAGCGGCGCCTGTCTGGCCCGGGTCGTTTTCGTACTCGGGCGCGACTGGCGGATACTCACCCGTGTCTGGAGGGCCTGGCACCGGACCCTATGTCGGCCGCAAGGTCTCCATGGGCACCCGCAAGTCGAGCTACGCATCCTCGCTGCGGCACGCCCCCGTCCCCGAGGAAGACGAGTATGACTTGTCGCTGCTCCGGTCAGCGGCGCCCATGGGCAGCGAGCCGCGGTACGACGCCATCCCCGAGGAGGAGTCTGTGGTACCCATGTTCGACGTCACCACAGCGCTAGGACCCATGGATTCGCACGACGCAGCCTTCGTCAAGAAGCTCCAAGAAGAGGAGGCAAGGGGACACCTAACGGGCGGACTCGGCCAGGGTTTCGCCAAAGATTCGAGAGTACGCGTGAGGGACCAAGAGCTGCTGACATCTCCCACGGCAATGCAGCGAAGGCTGACACGGTCGTTCACCCGACGGAGATCGATAAAACCCTTCAGCCGGACCGAGACGATTCGCGAGGTGGGCCAGGACGAGGCGAACCGGCGCGGTGAAGTCATCGAGGTGGTTATGGAAcaggccgcgggcggcgcagaccTGAGCAACATGGAGGGATCTCACATGCTCTTTGACTCGCAGTCGCGGAGGTCTACCGCCTTTGGCCTCAAGGAGCAGTCCACCCAAGTCTTTTACCCGCAACCCAACTGGAGACCGTTCGCCATGAGATGGCCCTACCTAACGATCCTAATACTCCTCtccatcggcctcggcgccatgcAGGAGATCCTATTCCGCCACTACAGGGACACGGCCATACTAAAGTTCAAGTCGCCAGAGGACGTCAAGCCCGGGCTGTACTTTGCCGTCAAGTTCGCGCCCATGTTGTCCGCCGTCATGTATGGCGTCTTGTGGCAGTTCACCGACTTCGAGGTCCGTCGGCTGGAGGCGTACTACCAGCTTTCCAAGCCCGGAGGCGCCctggcggccgagtcgaTCAACGTCGACTACGTGACGAGCTTCAACTTCTTCCGGCCGTTTCGGGCAATACATCTAGGCCAGTACGCGGTGGCCGTTTCTTCGAtcgcgacgacgctcgccgtctcgctcgtGCCGACgtttgccgccgcctcggtcgTGCTCAGCCCAAGCCGAGAAGAGCGACTCAAGAACCCGGGCagcgagaagctgctcaaCTTTTCGGCAGCATGGTCGAGGTTGCTGACGGCAACGCTGGTGGTATGTGCCGTGCTAGGCTGCATCTTGATgtacctgctgcagcgccgacgCTCCGGCTTGCTGGGCGATGTGCGAGGAatcgccggcctcgcgtccatggccgtcgtGAGCCACATCTTGATGGACTTTAAAGACATGGACACGGCCAAGCACAAGGATATTCACCACAAGCTGAAGCATAACCGGTATATGCTGCGCAACTCGTCGCTGGCCCCAGATGACGAGAACCCTGCCACGTCGCAGGAGAGGGATCGATTCCAGGATACACACCTGTCCGAGAACCCTCACCCACTCATGCTCCGGCCCGCGGGCTGGGTGCCGTTCATCATCGGCCTGCTGGCGTTTACGGGCTTCATCCCGACGTTTCTGTTCACGCCGGCCGACATACTCACGGACAAGGCGCCGTGGCTGATCACAGCGCTGGCAGTCTGCTTGAAGCTGTCGTGGAACGCCTTGGAGACGGCAGTGCGCATGATGGAGCCGTATTACATCCTCTCGAGAcggcacgcgccgccgagcacgctTACGCTCGACTacacggcgctgccgttTGGCTACCTCCCGCTGCGGGCCCTGTTCAACGGGCACTTCCTCGTGTTCGCAGTCGGCTTcggcagcatcatggccgagTTCCTGACCATCCTGGTCTCGGGCCTGGCgaccgtcgacggcaaggacttTCTCATGGAGGACCCGCAGGACGGGGGCGGccaggaccagcagcagcagcggccgacgggggcggcagaCAAGGGCCGTTTCATCAACTCGGGCCAGGAGACGTTCATGTCGTTTTTCGTGTCGTTTGGGCTCTCCCTCTTCATCCTGCTGtacatggcgacgacggcgtgcgtcgtcttcttccggcggcggcacccgTTCCTCCCGCGGCAGCCCAACACGATCGCGTCGGTGCTGGCCTTTATCCACCAGAGCAAGATGCTGTACGACTTTGTGGGCACGCACAAGTACAGCGGCGCGGAGATGGCGCGcaagctcgccgagggcaagtCGTACGGCCTGGGCTGGTTCGTGGGGCGGGACGGGCAGACGCACTGCGGCGTGGACCAGGAGGAGCTGACGAGCAACTACAAGCACGGCGTGGACTATTCACAGCGGAACCAGCCGTGGAACATGCAGTGGGATGTTCTGTGA
- a CDS encoding uncharacterized protein (EggNog:ENOG503NWP4~TransMembrane:4 (o12-31i141-164o170-198i219-239o)~COG:S), producing the protein MASGPNTRRNTAIAASVLYFLTIPFLILVLIGNTRMSSSVLTDIYFFKLDVSQIIPIAVANSNLLNSVARSLGLHDFYSVGLWNFCEGYNDEGVTYCSTPTQFYWFNPVEILVSELLAGAKIALPSQVETILTLLRIGSQVMYGCFMAGTVVNFVLIFASPLVIRTRWFTLLFGAIALGSAVVLVVAAVIATVISVAAKIALTAQDQLNLQAVIGVKMFVFMWIGAVFTVVAFLLHAGMACCCKPNRAPRHSESHRDSSEEKPSKVALPSFVRRRRGAAAAS; encoded by the exons atggcctccgGCCCCAACACCCGCCGCAACACGGCCATTGCGGCGTCGGTGCTCTACTTCCTCACCATCCccttcctcatcctcgtcctcatcggcaacacgaggatgtcgtcgtccgtcctgACCGACATCTACTTCTTCAAGCTCGACGTCTCGCAAATCATtcccatcgccgtcgccaactcGAACCTGCTCAACTCGGTCGCCAGGAGCCTCGGCCTGCACGACTTTTACTCGGTCGGCCTGTGGAACTTTTGCGAGGGCTACAATGACGA AGGCGTCACATACTGCTCCACGCCCACCCAGTTCTACTGGTTCAACCCCGTCGAGATCCTCGTcagcgagctcctcgccggcgccaagaTCGCCCTGCCCTCGCAGGTCGAGACCATCCTCACCCTGCTGAGGATCGGCTCCCAGGTCATGTACGGCTGCTTCAtggccggcaccgtcgtcaacTTCGTCCTGATATTCGCCTCCCCCCTCGTCATCCGCACCCGCTGGTTCACCCTCCtcttcggcgccatcgccctgggctccgccgtcgtcctcgtcgtcgccgccgtcatcgccaccgtcatcagcgtcgccgccaagatCGCCCTCACCGCGCAGGACCAGCTCAACCTCCAGgccgtcatcggcgtcaAGATGTTCGTCTTCATGTGGatcggcgccgtcttcaccgtcgtcgccttcctGCTCCACGCCGGCAtggcgtgctgctgcaagccCAACAGGGCCCCTCGGCACTCCGAGTCGCACAGGGACAGCTCCGAGGAGAAGCCTTCCAAGGTGGCCCTGCCCAGCTTTGTGCGTCGGAGGAGGGGTGCCGCGGCTGCGTCATGA